The genomic region GGAAGCGCTCGCTATCCACCTGCTCGACGATGCGGCTCTTGATGATCTCCTCGGTGAGGTTGTGGGCGTACATGTCGCGCACCATGCGCTCCAGCTGGTTGGCGGGGAAGATGTCGCCGAGCACGTTGAAGATCGTCCCGGTATGATGCGGATCGAGGTCGTTCTCGATCTGATCGAGGCGGTCGAAGAGCCGTTGGAGCACGCGCCCCTCGCGCGTGTTGGTGGCGACGAAGTTGAGGATCAGGCAGTCGTGCTCCTGTAAGTATCGGTGGATGCGGCCCATGCGCTGCTCAAGGCGGACCGGATTCCACGGGATGTCGTAGTTGATCATGAACCAGCAGAATTGCAGGTTGATGCCCTCACCCGCGGCCTCGGTGGCCACCAGCACTTGAACGTCATCGCGAAACTCGCGCTCGGCGTACAAGCGGCTGTACGCCGTGTCCCGGTCGCCGATCTTCATGCCACCGTGGATCTGGGTCACCGAGAGGCCCCACTCGCGGAGCTTACCCAAGGGCCGGCCGTCCTTTCCATCTGCGGCGAGGTAGTCGAGCGTGTCCTTGTGCTCGGTGAATACCAGCAGCTTCATCGTCGGGTCCTTGAAGACACCCTGGTCGGTGATCACCTCCTTGAGCCTCACCAGCTTCGACTCGATCTCGCGCTGCTCCAACACGCGCGCCTGGTCGATGAGCCGGTCGAGTTGGAGGATCTCCTCCTTGAGCGCGATGGGATCGACCGAGGCGACGACATCTTCGAGGCGGGCGAGGATCTCCTGCTGTTCCTCTTCGGGGAGGTCGTCGAAGTCGTCGGGTACCTTGGCCTCGATCTGGTCCTTCCGGTAACGCTCGGGGTCGGCGAGGATCTTCTCACGCTTCTCCTTCATGCGCTCCAAGCTGCGGCGCGCGGCGTAGATGCTGGAAGCGAATCGGCGCTGCAACATCGCCATGGTGAAGCTGAGCGCGCGTCCCCGAGCCGAATCGTCGGCCGCGGCTTTGATCGACTGATCCTCCACGTAGCGAGTCAACGCGTCGTAGAAGTCCCACTCGTCGTCATCGATCTGAAAGTTCACCGTGCGGACGAACCGCTTGGTAAAGATCTTCTTCACCTGGCCGCTGTCGGGATCGGGGAAGGTGACCAACGCCTCCTTTGTGCGACGCAGGTAGAACGGCGCGCTGTTGCGACGCATCGCTTCTTCGAGGCTCTTGACGTCGCCGTAGACGTCGCGGTCGAGCAGCTCGAGGAACAAGCAGAAGTTCTTCGGGTCGCCCTTGTGCGGCGTCGCAGTCATCAGGAGATAGTGGTCGGTCATCGTCGAGAGGGCCTCGCCGAGTTGGTAGGCGAGCGTCTTCTTGTCCGCGCTGTAGGCGCTCATCTTGTGCGCTTCGTCGACGATGATCAGGTCCCAATGGCTGCGCAGCAGACTTTCCTTGGCGTCCTCGATGCGGGAGACCCACGACACCGACGTGATGACTTGGTTCTTCTCCTGCCAGGGGTTCATTCCGTAATTTGCGCGCAACACGTCGCTGCGGATGACCTCGAAGTTTTCGCGGAACTTGTCCTTCATCTCGCGCTGCCATTGGAACGAGAGATTGGCCGGTGTCACGATCAGTGTTCGCTGCGCGAGGCCGCGGATCTTCAGCTCCTTGAGCAGCAGGCCTGCCATGACCGTCTTGCCGGCGCCCGGATCGTCCGCCAGCAGAAAGCGAATCCGCGGCAGCTTCATGAAATAGTCGTAGACGGCTTCGAGCTGGTGCGGGAGCGGATCGACGCGTGCGATCGAGAGCGAGAAGTACGGGTCGTACTCGTAGGCTAGAGCCAAGCGCAGCGCCTCGACCCCGAGCCGGAAGTGTTTCGGATCGCCGTCGAGCGGTTCGATCTCGGGAGTAGCTTCGAGTTGCGCGAGTTGCTCGGCATTCAAGATGGGCTCGTGCACCTGGCCGGTCTTCAGCCCCTTGCCGATGAGTTTGACCGATTCGCCCATCACGACCGTCGTGATTACTTGGACGGGCTCCGGGAAGATCGGGCCACGAACGATGACGTTGGGTTTGAGCTGGTCCAGCTGCATGGCGCCTGCGGCGATGAATGGCCTCGGCCTATATCACCGGAGGATGCCGTTCTGAAGCGAGCGTGGTGCCGTGTGCAACTCCGCTCTTACCAAGGACGGCCGGGCTGACCCTCAGAGAATGCGGGAGTCGGCGCGCGCGGCCGGTTCTCCGGCGCTGATCAAATTCCTTCCACTGGAGCGCGAGGTGGCGCGCAACGCGCCCGCGGGCGCATTGTTGTACCTGCTCCGGCTCCGCACGGCCTCAGCCGAGGTCGGCGTCTACCATCGCCGCCACGTTGAAGCCGGAGTCGACGGCTTGATGGGTGCCGGCGCCGCGGCCGCCGGCGTCGCAGCCGACGAGGTACAGGCCCGGCAGTGGCGTGCGCGCGTCGGGCTTCGACTTGCCGACTTGACCGACGACTTGCGCCAGGCCGACGGCCTCGCCACCGCAGCCCGGCAGTACCGCGTCGCGGCTCAGCGACGCGATTTGTTTGGCCCCGTACGGCTCCTTGCGCAAGATGTGCTTGCGGAGCTCGGGAAACAGATCGTCGAGCACCAGCTCCGCACGGCGGATCGCCTCGCCGGCCAGCGGCGAGTTCGGGTCGGCCGAACAGAACACCTGGCAGTTCGCAACTTGGTGGCCGGGCACCGGCACCAACGAGGGGTCGAACGCCGAGGCAACGTCGATCGCGATGAGCGGCACGTCCGGCCACTCTCCGGCCGCCATGCGGGCGAAGCGCTCGTCGTCCAACCAGCTCTGGTCGGAGTAGATCGGCGTCAAGGCGGCGTCGAACACTTCAGCGTCGAGCACGTAGCGGTTGCCGGCAATCGCCCAGCTGGGTTCGAGCAACTTCACCCGCTCGACGTAGTCGGGGGGAAAGTGCTCGCCACCGGCAAGGCGGAGTACCGTCGGCTGGATGCCCGCGTTGGACAGGACGGCCCGGGCCTGCAGCCTAGCGTTGTCGGTCTCGACTGCGACGGCGCGACCGCCTTCGACGACTATGCGCCGCACGCGCTCGCCGGTGCGGTAGAGACCGCCGTGCTCGCTTACGTACTCGGCGCAGACCTCGGCAACACGCCCGTAGCCGCCGAGGTGATAGCGGCCGGCGCCGCCGAGCACGAGCTGGCGCAAGGTAAAGATCGCCTCCGATGCTGCCAGGCGGTTCACCGGTACTACAAAGAGTGTATTCAAGGTCACACACAGCTGACTGAGCAGCGAGGGCGGCAAGCCGAACGGACGCACCCAATCGAGCATGCCGACGTCGTCGAGGGCGTCGAGTTCAGCGCCCTGCAGGCTCAACACCGCGGCGTACAGCGCACCGAGCGCGGCGAGGTCGCCGTCTGTGACGCCATAGACGCGGCGCAGATTGTCGATCTCTTGTGGCGTGCCGGTTTGCTGCAGCGCGGCGCGCATCGAGCGCCACTCGCCGCCGGCGGCCTGGTAGCGCACGCAGGCGA from Deltaproteobacteria bacterium harbors:
- a CDS encoding NAD(P)/FAD-dependent oxidoreductase: MESFDAVVIGAGYGGATAAALLAHSGRRVALLEKTLRAGGKAQTIDRRGYRFEMFGAVGIPAHNSRFHELVDLLGVAERVPFIIPPGEVACVRYQAAGGEWRSMRAALQQTGTPQEIDNLRRVYGVTDGDLAALGALYAAVLSLQGAELDALDDVGMLDWVRPFGLPPSLLSQLCVTLNTLFVVPVNRLAASEAIFTLRQLVLGGAGRYHLGGYGRVAEVCAEYVSEHGGLYRTGERVRRIVVEGGRAVAVETDNARLQARAVLSNAGIQPTVLRLAGGEHFPPDYVERVKLLEPSWAIAGNRYVLDAEVFDAALTPIYSDQSWLDDERFARMAAGEWPDVPLIAIDVASAFDPSLVPVPGHQVANCQVFCSADPNSPLAGEAIRRAELVLDDLFPELRKHILRKEPYGAKQIASLSRDAVLPGCGGEAVGLAQVVGQVGKSKPDARTPLPGLYLVGCDAGGRGAGTHQAVDSGFNVAAMVDADLG
- a CDS encoding DUF3883 domain-containing protein — its product is MQLDQLKPNVIVRGPIFPEPVQVITTVVMGESVKLIGKGLKTGQVHEPILNAEQLAQLEATPEIEPLDGDPKHFRLGVEALRLALAYEYDPYFSLSIARVDPLPHQLEAVYDYFMKLPRIRFLLADDPGAGKTVMAGLLLKELKIRGLAQRTLIVTPANLSFQWQREMKDKFRENFEVIRSDVLRANYGMNPWQEKNQVITSVSWVSRIEDAKESLLRSHWDLIIVDEAHKMSAYSADKKTLAYQLGEALSTMTDHYLLMTATPHKGDPKNFCLFLELLDRDVYGDVKSLEEAMRRNSAPFYLRRTKEALVTFPDPDSGQVKKIFTKRFVRTVNFQIDDDEWDFYDALTRYVEDQSIKAAADDSARGRALSFTMAMLQRRFASSIYAARRSLERMKEKREKILADPERYRKDQIEAKVPDDFDDLPEEEQQEILARLEDVVASVDPIALKEEILQLDRLIDQARVLEQREIESKLVRLKEVITDQGVFKDPTMKLLVFTEHKDTLDYLAADGKDGRPLGKLREWGLSVTQIHGGMKIGDRDTAYSRLYAEREFRDDVQVLVATEAAGEGINLQFCWFMINYDIPWNPVRLEQRMGRIHRYLQEHDCLILNFVATNTREGRVLQRLFDRLDQIENDLDPHHTGTIFNVLGDIFPANQLERMVRDMYAHNLTEEIIKSRIVEQVDSERFRRITNSTLEGLAKRELNLSALIGKSTEARERRLVPEVVEDFFLQAGPLAGIHPKEAKADAHVYRVGRVPRTLWPIGERLEPRFGKLGREYRQIVFDKTLLPKDATSEWVTPGHPLFETVREDVVERVHDDLLRGSVFYDLHHGERYRLDVFTAAVKDGRGHVLHRKLFVVQTDLNGAMSVKQPTIFLDLALAPAGTAVSSNDSLPDRHATERALVEQALNPFLAEVAAERVRETETIAEHIEISLNELIHRQNLKLGELLEQQQGGDTSPLLAANLKQAEDRIDELNGRLERRHHELQQERQCTIGDIQHIGRAWVLPHPERTSPGIAPMVRDDEIERIAVQAVTAYEEARGWQVESVEEQNRGFDLISRKPHPADPKTCIEVRFIEVKGRAGVGEVALTMNEYKTAERLKKDFWLYVAFNCASTPELHLIQEPARLGWEPIVKVEHYHVGADAILKAEHVS